The DNA window ACTTCTTCCCCCAGCTTTTCATCCGGATGGCCTACTACGGCTACCAGAGAAATATCGGGGTGCTTAATCATCACTTCCTCTACTTCCCGCGGATATACATTCATGCCGCCGCGGATGATCAGTTCCTTTTTGCGGTCAACGATAAAAAAGAACCCGTCCTGGTCTTTTACCGCAATATCGCCGGAGAACAGCCAGCCGTTTTTCAGGACTTCAGCCGTTTCACCGGGCCTTCTGTAATAGGATTTCATCACATTGGGACCGCGGAATATCAGTTCTCCCTTTTCACCTTCCGGCAGCTCGTTCCCGTCATCGTCTACAATCTTTACATCGACGCCCCAGATCGGTGTGCCGATGGAACCTGCTTTTACGCCTATTTCAAGCTGGTTGAAGGTAACGACCGGTGACCCTTCAGACATGCCATAGCCTTCGATGATAGGGACATCAAACCTGGTTTTGAACTCGTCAATGATTTTTACCGGTAACGAAGCTCCGCCTGAAATACAGATCCTGAGGTTTTTAATTGCGTTCCTGTTTTCTTCGGAATCCTCCTCATTCAGAAGTGCCCAGTACATGGAAGGCACACCGGCAAAAATTCTGATGCTGAATTTTTGTATCAGCTGATATACCGTTCCGGCTTCAAATTTCGGGAGAAGCACCAGATGGAGGGATTTGCGGATCCCGGCAAGCATCATCACTGTCAATCCGAAAATATGGAACAGCGGAAGCACGACCAGCTGGGCCTCAAATTCTCTGGACCCAACTATTCCGGTAGAGGTTTCGGCATTCGTAAACAGATTGAGGTGCGACAGCTCTGCCCCTTTAGGTTTTCCGGTGGTTCCTGAAGTATAGAGGATCACAGCCGTATCTTCCGCAGCGGTGGTATAGCATTCGAACGTCTCTTCTTCATCCCGGATAAAGTCATCCAGGCTGAGGATATCACCGGAAGAAGGACCAATGCTGATCAAATGCTTACAGCTTCCTGTTTTATCGAATCCCTCCTTACCCCATTGACCGGTCGGCAGTTCGGGTGTCCCGGCGAAGCAGAAAAAAAGGCTGCTTTCGGAATCGGAAAGGTGGTAGCTGATTTCGTCAGGTTTCATCAGGATGCTCAGCGGAACTACCGAGGCGCCGGTCTTCAGAATCCCGAAGAACACCACGGCAAATTGGGGAATATTCGGGCATAGAAGCGCTACTTTGTCGCCATGGCCGATTCCTTTCTTCGTTAAGGCATGGGCTACCTGGCAGACCTTCTTATGGAATTCCTCATAGGTTAAGGTGGTAGCACCAAAGCTCAGGGCCGGTCTTTCAGGGTTCCTTTTAGCACTCTGCTCCACTAAAAATGATAGGTTCAGCATACAAATCCGTTCATATTGGGTTAACATTTAAACGAAAAAGCCCTTATACAGGCACTTTCCGTGTTTTTTTATCCTAACTCCAAATTAATGATCTCACGGACAGGCGGTGAAACGAAAAGGAAATTTCATGATACGAAAAAGGAATTTGTACTGAGGTGTATAATACAACGGACGCTCAAAAACACATTGTTAATCATGGTTAATGAGCGTCCGCATATTGCTGTTTAATTTTTCAGAGGCGTTCTTCGGAGGGCAGTTTCCCGAAATATCGCTGGTACAGCTGGGAAAAATGCCCACGGTTATTATAGCCGATGTAATCTCCTATTTCGCCGATGGGCTTTTCGGTTTCCAGAAGCAGTTTCTTGGCCGTCTCCATACGGGTTTTGATGATGTACTGGCGGATCGGGAGTTGAGTATAGTTTTTAAAGCCTTTTTTCAGGTCGCAGTTATTCAGCCCGCAGTAGCGGCTGATCTCTTTGATAGCGAGCTCACGGAACGCATGGGTATCCACGAAGTCCTTGGCCAGCCTGATCTTTTCTTCCAGTGCTTTTTTACTTTCAAAGGCCTTCTCGTCAGAGAGCAGGTAATGGATCCAGTAGTTCAGGAATTCCAGGATACGGCTCTCCAGGATGATACTGTCTGAATAGTTTTCAAAAGGGGTATCAAAGATGGTTTTCAGCTTTTCGCGGCTCAGGTAATTGCGTTCGGCATTTTCGAGTTTCTCTTTCAGCAGGCTGTTGTCTTTTGAGAAAAGGGTTTTCGGGACAAAGATCCTCATGCCGTCCACATTGGTGGTATCGTGCTCGAATTCTTTTTTCCCGTTGATGAAATTGCTGCTGATCTTGCCATCTGTACTGATCCGGAAATCCATCAGGCCGTTATCGCCTACTTTATGCGGAGAATGGAAAATGGTTTTTTCCCCGAAATCCCATTTGCCCCTGAAGAAGTGGAAGTT is part of the Chryseobacterium camelliae genome and encodes:
- a CDS encoding long-chain-fatty-acid--CoA ligase, with product MLNLSFLVEQSAKRNPERPALSFGATTLTYEEFHKKVCQVAHALTKKGIGHGDKVALLCPNIPQFAVVFFGILKTGASVVPLSILMKPDEISYHLSDSESSLFFCFAGTPELPTGQWGKEGFDKTGSCKHLISIGPSSGDILSLDDFIRDEEETFECYTTAAEDTAVILYTSGTTGKPKGAELSHLNLFTNAETSTGIVGSREFEAQLVVLPLFHIFGLTVMMLAGIRKSLHLVLLPKFEAGTVYQLIQKFSIRIFAGVPSMYWALLNEEDSEENRNAIKNLRICISGGASLPVKIIDEFKTRFDVPIIEGYGMSEGSPVVTFNQLEIGVKAGSIGTPIWGVDVKIVDDDGNELPEGEKGELIFRGPNVMKSYYRRPGETAEVLKNGWLFSGDIAVKDQDGFFFIVDRKKELIIRGGMNVYPREVEEVMIKHPDISLVAVVGHPDEKLGEEVKAFVVKKPGSTVSESDITAWTKQKIATYKYPRIIEFIDELPLSATGKILKKLLKTEKKI
- a CDS encoding helix-turn-helix domain-containing protein, which translates into the protein MELVLPYLEAEGFKHGLLQNYSFDQKDFLNATFLEMPEDLGSGKLILFNKKNFHFFRGKWDFGEKTIFHSPHKVGDNGLMDFRISTDGKISSNFINGKKEFEHDTTNVDGMRIFVPKTLFSKDNSLLKEKLENAERNYLSREKLKTIFDTPFENYSDSIILESRILEFLNYWIHYLLSDEKAFESKKALEEKIRLAKDFVDTHAFRELAIKEISRYCGLNNCDLKKGFKNYTQLPIRQYIIKTRMETAKKLLLETEKPIGEIGDYIGYNNRGHFSQLYQRYFGKLPSEERL